A section of the Streptomyces sp. NBC_00178 genome encodes:
- the pth gene encoding aminoacyl-tRNA hydrolase: MSDPTDPWLIVGLGNPGPEYAANRHNVGFMVADLLAERIGGKFKRAQKAQAQVLEGRIGPPGPASRRVVLAKPMSYMNLSGGPVSALRDFYKVPLDHVVAVHDELDVDFGMLRLKLGGGDNGHNGLKSMTKSMGADYHRVRFGIGRPPGRMQVADFVLKDFSSSERKELAFLVDRSADAVESLLAEGLERAQSAYNS, encoded by the coding sequence ATGTCCGATCCCACCGACCCGTGGCTGATCGTGGGCCTGGGCAATCCGGGTCCCGAGTACGCGGCGAATCGTCACAATGTCGGTTTCATGGTGGCCGATCTGCTGGCGGAGCGGATCGGCGGGAAGTTCAAGCGGGCGCAGAAGGCGCAGGCGCAGGTGCTGGAGGGGCGGATCGGTCCGCCGGGTCCCGCGAGCCGGCGGGTGGTGCTGGCGAAGCCGATGTCGTACATGAACCTGTCGGGTGGGCCGGTGTCGGCGTTGCGTGATTTCTACAAGGTGCCGCTGGATCACGTGGTGGCGGTGCATGACGAGCTGGACGTCGATTTCGGGATGCTGCGGCTGAAGCTGGGTGGTGGCGACAACGGTCACAACGGGCTGAAGTCGATGACGAAGTCGATGGGCGCGGACTATCACCGGGTGCGGTTCGGGATCGGCCGGCCGCCGGGGCGGATGCAGGTGGCGGACTTCGTGCTGAAGGACTTCTCGTCGTCGGAGCGCAAGGAGCTGGCGTTCCTGGTGGACCGGTCGGCGGATGCGGTGGAGTCGTTGCTGGCGGAGGGGCTGGAACGGGCCCAGTCCGCGTACAACTCCTGA
- a CDS encoding 50S ribosomal protein L25/general stress protein Ctc codes for MAEIKLDATVRTEFGKGAARRTRRANLVPGVVYGHGAEPVHINLPGHELLLALRTANVLIGLEIDGKDALVIPKAVQRNAIKGNIEHVDLLTVKRGEKVNVEIAVHADGELAPGANLLEFVQNTLLVEAEATHIPESVTVSVAGLDAGDSILAKDIPLPKGSVLAGDEDAVVLQVVAAQAEEPAADATEEAAAEA; via the coding sequence ATGGCTGAGATCAAGCTCGACGCAACGGTCCGTACGGAGTTCGGCAAGGGCGCTGCCCGTCGTACCCGTCGCGCCAACCTGGTTCCCGGGGTCGTCTACGGCCACGGTGCTGAGCCGGTTCACATCAACCTGCCGGGCCACGAGCTGCTTCTCGCGCTGCGTACCGCCAACGTCCTGATCGGTCTGGAGATCGACGGCAAGGACGCCCTGGTGATCCCGAAGGCCGTGCAGCGCAACGCCATCAAGGGCAACATCGAGCACGTCGACCTGCTGACCGTGAAGCGCGGCGAGAAGGTCAACGTCGAGATCGCGGTGCACGCCGACGGCGAGCTCGCCCCGGGCGCCAACCTCCTCGAGTTCGTGCAGAACACGCTGCTCGTCGAGGCCGAGGCCACCCACATCCCGGAGTCGGTCACGGTCTCCGTGGCGGGCCTGGACGCCGGTGACTCGATCCTCGCGAAGGACATCCCGCTCCCCAAGGGTTCGGTGCTGGCCGGCGACGAGGACGCTGTCGTCCTTCAGGTCGTCGCGGCGCAGGCCGAGGAGCCGGCCGCCGACGCCACCGAGGAAGCGGCTGCCGAGGCCTGA